The nucleotide window TTGGCATCCCCATCATCCTCTGACGATGTTTTCGTACGAGACTGATGTGGTGCAAGGAACACCAGTTCAACCGATTATTTGGCTACATGCCTGCCTTCTACAGTAGTCCTGAAGTCAGTTACCACGGAGTTTGACCCCAACCATATCTGCATTGGTAAGACGGCCCACACGAACCCTCATCTCCCTCAATGCCCCTGTGTAGGGGCATCCGGGCGAAATCGCTATTCGGGAGGGAAGTCGATAACACCGAGTTGCTGAAGCAGCATCAGGTTATCCGAGAGGAACCATCGCTCGGCAATCAACCCGTCTTCGATGCGGACGAACGCCATCTGTTGAACCTCCATCTCCTTTCCTGTTGGTTCGATGCCCCAGAGGATTCCCTCGTGCGTCCCTCGGCTTGTGATATGGAGAACGACCATGTCGCCGTGAACGACACTGTGCTCAACCGTTTGCGTGACGTCGGGGAACGCTGAAAGGAACGACTCGTAGGATTCTCGAATCGCTTCTAATCCCTCCTGAGACCCGAACGGATTGTAATCGACGGCGTTCGGCGCGTACAGGTCGTCGAGCAAGTCGAGGTTGCCGTCACCGAAGACATCTTCCGGAATGCGACGTGCGA belongs to Haloferax mediterranei ATCC 33500 and includes:
- a CDS encoding ester cyclase; translated protein: MTTGSLTPQERENERIARRIPEDVFGDGNLDLLDDLYAPNAVDYNPFGSQEGLEAIRESYESFLSAFPDVTQTVEHSVVHGDMVVLHITSRGTHEGILWGIEPTGKEMEVQQMAFVRIEDGLIAERWFLSDNLMLLQQLGVIDFPPE